In Hippoglossus stenolepis isolate QCI-W04-F060 chromosome 13, HSTE1.2, whole genome shotgun sequence, a single genomic region encodes these proteins:
- the pttg1ipb gene encoding PTTG1 interacting protein b isoform X1 — MAAVCRALVAAAVLTLFGVFLGAEAQSPTPAPVPCAMRSNTSCAECLKNVTCLWCGPTQQCIDYPVRNLLPHRSMCPLDAARWGVCWVNFKVLMISMSVVAGVIIIIIGIICCCCCSRCQGVGSKREDATVERPTRMRNAGKKPRSTEMQLRHDAVRPKYGLATDNPYCQMDEH, encoded by the exons ATGGCCGCAGTGTGCAGAGCTTTAGTGGCCGCCGCTGTCCTCACTCTGTTCGGCGTGTTTCTCGGCGCAGAGGCGCAGAGTCCGACTCCAGCCCCGG TTCCTTGTGCCATGAGATCCAACACCAGCTGTGCAGAGTGTCTGAAGAATGTCACA TGTTTGTGGTGTGGACCAACCCAACAATGCATCGACTACCCAGTGAGGAACCTCCTGCCCCACAGGAGCATGTGTCCTTTGGATGCTGCACGATGGGGGGTCTGCTGGG TCAACTTCAAGGTTCTGATGATCAGCATGTCGGTGGTGGCTggcgtcatcatcatcatcatcggcatcatttgctgctgctgctgcagcagatgtCAAGGAGTCGG AAGCAAGAGAGAAGATGCAACGGTGGAGCGACCAACCCGGATGAGGAATGCTGGTAAGAAACCCAg GAGCACAGAGATGCAGTTGAGACACGATGCAGTCAGGCCGAAATATG GTCTGGCAACGGATAATCCATACTGCCAAATGGACGAGCACTAG
- the pttg1ipb gene encoding PTTG1 interacting protein b isoform X2, with protein MAAVCRALVAAAVLTLFGVFLGAEAQSPTPAPVPCAMRSNTSCAECLKNVTCLWCGPTQQCIDYPVRNLLPHRSMCPLDAARWGVCWVNFKVLMISMSVVAGVIIIIIGIICCCCCSRCQGVGSKREDATVERPTRMRNAGAQRCS; from the exons ATGGCCGCAGTGTGCAGAGCTTTAGTGGCCGCCGCTGTCCTCACTCTGTTCGGCGTGTTTCTCGGCGCAGAGGCGCAGAGTCCGACTCCAGCCCCGG TTCCTTGTGCCATGAGATCCAACACCAGCTGTGCAGAGTGTCTGAAGAATGTCACA TGTTTGTGGTGTGGACCAACCCAACAATGCATCGACTACCCAGTGAGGAACCTCCTGCCCCACAGGAGCATGTGTCCTTTGGATGCTGCACGATGGGGGGTCTGCTGGG TCAACTTCAAGGTTCTGATGATCAGCATGTCGGTGGTGGCTggcgtcatcatcatcatcatcggcatcatttgctgctgctgctgcagcagatgtCAAGGAGTCGG AAGCAAGAGAGAAGATGCAACGGTGGAGCGACCAACCCGGATGAGGAATGCTG GAGCACAGAGATGCAGTTGA
- the sumo3b gene encoding small ubiquitin-related modifier 3, translating to MSEEKPKEGVKTENDHINLKVAGQDGSVVQFKIKRHTPLSKLMKAYCERQGLSIRQIRFRFDGQPINETDTPAQLEMEDEDTIDVFQQQTGGVCS from the exons ATGTCCGAAGAAAAGCCAAAG GAAGGAGTGAAGACGGAGAACGACCACATCAACCTGAAGGTAGCCGGTCAGGACGGGTCGGTGGTACAGTTCAAAATCAAGAGGCACACTCCGCTCAGCAAACTAATGAAGGCATACTGCGAAAGACAG gGTTTGTCAATTCGACAGATACGGTTTAGGTTTGATGGACAGCCGATTAATGAAACAGACACACCTGCACAG CTGGAGATGGAGGATGAAGACACTATTGATGTATTTCAACAACAGACAGGAGGCGTCTGTTCTTAA